The genomic window AAAAGGTTCTCCTTTTGCAGGGATTTTTTCGATCCCTTCTTCCTTCAACGCATGTTTTAAACTTTCAAGTACCATCTCGACACCTTTTTTCAAGCTTGCGCCTTGTTCATCCGAAACTTCTGTCGCTAATGCACGTTCCAAGTTGTCGATCGAAGGTAACAATTTTTTCGCTAAATCTTGTGAGCGGTATTTTTGCAGTTGCTCACGTTCGTTTTTACCACGATTCGCCATATTAGCGATTTCTGCTCGTGCACGTAAAAACTTATCTTCCATTTCATCAAATTCAGCTTGGAGATTCGCAAGTTCGTTTATTTCTTCCTCTTCTGAAACTTCAACTTCTTCTGTTTCTGGATCAACCTGCGTATCATTCAATTCCTGATCTAATTCTTCCTGGTTTTCTTTCATGATGCAGTCTTCCTTTCCTTATTCAGTCAGATGCTTGATCGCTCAGTTCGAAAAAGAACGATCAGTCACTTTTTCGATTGTTAAAAATCCGAACGGTCAAGCGTGCGGTAATAATCAGCAAGCTTGTACGCCAATTCTTTTCGATAGACATCCACGAGGCCTAACATTTTTGAATAAGGCATACTAGTTGGTCCGAGCAATGCAATCGTCCCACGTCCATGGCCAACGATTTCGTAACTCGCTTGGATCATACTCATATTTTGCAATAGATCATTGCCTAACTCCGAACCGATCTTGATGTGTATCTTACTATCCATCGGTACGATCATCTGTGTCAGTTCGTAAGTATCTGTCATAAATGAAAACATTGACTTGAACTGATCCACATCTTGCAGTGGTTCATAATTTAGCAGATTCATTTGGCCACTTACATAAACTTTATCTTCAAACGCATGACTCAAAACTGTGTCGAAGAGATTAGACATCCCTTCTGTCGTTTGGAAATACTTATGTAAGATCATCGGAATCTCCGTACGCAACTTATTGTATACGGTCACTAACGGGTCACCGACCAAACGATCATTGACAATACGAACCATCTTCTCTAAGTCCTGACTACCTAAGTTTTCAGGAAGAGTAAAAACCTGACTTTCCACATTTCCATTGTCTGTCACCACGATCGCAATGACCTGACGACTATTCAATGGTACGATGCGAAAACCGGTCAAACGGCGATCTTTAATCTCGGGTCCTAACGAAAAAGTAGTGTAACTAGTCAACTCAGATAAGATCTCAGCTGATTGCTTGATGATTTCGTTGATTTCATGGAATTCCTTGTTTAAAGACTGTCGAATTTGGTGCAAATCATCATTTGCTACACGAGCAGGTCGTAAGAGATGATCCACATAGTAACGATAACCCAGCGCAGACGGTATACGTCCAGATGAAGAGTGTGTCTTCAATAAAAGACCCTCATCCTCTAAAGCCTTCATATCATTACGGATCGTCGCTGGACTTGCCTCGACTCCTTCCGCCATTAACGTTTTGGAACCAACGGGCACCCCACTACTCGTATAGTTTTGGATGATCAGACGTAAAATATCACTTTGTCGCTGTGTCAACATCTTTCTCACCTCTCATTAGCACTCTTATCTTCTAAGTGCTAACCCACTTATAAATATAGCAAGAAGACCAAAAAGTGTCAAGGAAAAGAACCCACTTTTTTAGCACTCTAACATACAGAGTGCTAACCAATTAATGATTGACTCAAATCCCCTTAAAATCAAGCTTTCTCTCCGTAAAACACTTAGTAAATTTGTTTTTTTATCTATCGGTTATAAAAAATTTAAACAATCAATTAAACACTCGGCAACTCTTTATCCAATAAAAACCGCTCGAATACATTATTCCCCAAAAAAGTTCCCTTTTGTGTCAAATACACTCGATCCTTTTCATTCACTAATAGATCTTCCTCCACTAATTCGTCAAGGACAGATTGATACAACGATTCAAGCGATTGGCCATAACGTGCTAAAAAGTGTTGCTTTTCAATGCCCACTTTTTTTCTTAGCCCAAGAAACATCTCTTCTTCGATTTGATTCTTTCGTGACAACTCTTCTTTTTCCAAAACAGGCAATTCACCTTCACGTAACGGACGTAAATAATGTTGGATCGGCCCCTTGTTGCGATACCGAGTATGGTCCAAATAACCACTTGCTCCTGCACCAAATCCGAAGTAATGGTCATTATTCCAATACATCAAATTATGTTGCGATTCGTGACCAGCTAAGCCAAAGTTGCTGATTTCATATTGATGACGTTGATGTTTCTCCATCGCCTCGATCGTTTCTTCAAACATCCGAGTCTCCGTCTCTTGATCCGGCAGCTGCAATCTCCCTTGCCGAACCCAATTCATGAACATCGTTTTGTTCTCTAAAATCAATGAATATAAGGAATAGTGTGGCAAGTCTAGTGCTAATGCCCGCTCCAATGTATCACGATAGCCTTCTAACGTCTGTCCAGGCAACGCATAAATCAAATCAATGCTGACATTCGAGAAATTTTCCGCCTCTAAAAAACGCATCGTTTCATAGACATCTTCTGCCGTATGCTTTCGCCCAATCTTTTTTAATAAACGATTATCAAACGTTTGGACACCCATTGATAAACGATTTACTCCGTAATTCTTCATAACTTGTAACTTTTCTCTCGTCAAATCACCCGGATTCGCTTCAACCGTAAATTCTTTTCCTTCATTAAAAGGTAAAATCTCTCTTGCGCCAGACAGTAACCGATCTAGCTGCTTCGCCGATAACGAAGTCGGTGTCCCACCACCAACATACAAAGTCTCCAACTCATTGAATGGACGGCGCGCCATCATAATCGCCATTTCTTTTAACAGCATCTCCACATACTCATCGACCGGCTGACCTTCAAGAAACACTTTATTGAAGTCACAGTAATAACAGATATGCTCACAAAACGGGATATGGATATAAGCAGAAACCTTATGTTCTGCGGATTTGTTTGTTTCTTTCATTTGATTTTCTTTCTCCTTACGTCAAAAAGTCGTACTGCTTTTCGACCACTCTTTAAACGGTGTTCAAGTGCCAACTCCTTGAAATAAGCTAGCAATTTTCAAAACATGAAAAGCTGTTTCGAAAATTGCTTTCTTATTATCATCGGAGCTAACCGGCACTTTCACGACCTCTTATATACGCATACTAAACGTATTTAACAAACAAATCCACTAAAAAATCCAAGAATCGATTTCTTGGATTATTTTTTCTTTAGTTGTCGTGGAGACTTGGCTGTAAATTTCCAGTGTGGTTTTCATGATTACTCGGATAGAATAGCTTTTGAAAGTTCATTATTTCATTCTGTTTAAAATCATATACCCTAATGTAGAATCATCTACTTATCGAGACCATAAAACACCCATCAATGATTGTAAAATAACCAATAACGTTCAATGACGCCTTTAAATTCCTTCGTAGGATATTTCCCTCTTAAATCAAATTCATGAGTCGTTCCATCTGTAAACTTGATTTCATATTTATAAAGTACTTTATTTTCCGTATCTTCTTGCTTAAAAGAGCCTACATCTGATATTTCATTCCATTTTTTCAAATGATACTTGTTGTTTTCAAAATATGCTAACCCATCTTCATCTAACCTATAAATCAATCCATCATATTTTTTTAATCTTACAATGTTGTAAAATCCTGTACTTACTAAACCAAATGAAAGGACACTTATTAAATATACTAAAAATGGTACTCCAGTTAAAACTATTACTAAAAATAAGATACTATTAACCAGCATATCCCATGTATCTTCAGCACTAAAAAAAGGGTAAAAGAGCCATATAAGTCCGGCTATTGTAAGAGTTATCAATAATACTCCAAAAAATATCATTTTTATTGATTCTCTCCAACCAACTTTAAGCACAAAAGGATCTTGATCTATCATTTTACAAAATCACCTCTTACAAGAATTTTCATAAAATAAATACCTTTTCATTATTCAAAGTCTTAACCAATTGAATTATATTTTTGTTTGCTAAATAATCGAATAAAAATATTTAGCAGACTCAAATCATAGACTGCCAATTCTTAATACTTGAAATTTTAGTCGCTTTTTCTATATAGTCATGAATCAATTTCACATTTTTTTTAATATGTATAAATTGCATTTCAAGTATCTAACACATATTTCTACTCCGACAACTGATTTTAAAGACTATTTTTTACATTTACATTACAAGCTATATCGATCAGCAGCATAATAAACATAATAGGACCAGTTACTCTCACAAAAAATACACCTAAAATTACAGCTAGTAGTGGCACAACACCTAAGCCATTTGGACTTGGATCTAAATGAGGAGAAATTTTAAAAATAACCGAAAATACAATTGGAACAACTACTAATATAAACAAATTTATTATAAACAACACTATACTTATGTTTCGAATTTTCTTAAACATAAAACACCTCATTTCCAATTTTTCGTTACTTATCATGTATTTAATAAATTTAATCGTTTGTCTAAGGACGAATCTTAACTAGAATAATAAAAAATGCTTATTATTAGTTAAAACGTAATAATATTAAGTTAAGTACAAGAGTATAAAATCCTAAATATACATAAAACCTATATTTAGTTAAATAAGTTTCTGCCTTCGTATAATCAGATCTTGATAAACCTTTATCAAGATTTTTTCGTACTATTTTTTTATTTTCAATAAAAAATTGATACCTATACTGAAAAACATGAGACTTAAGAAACATAAGAGTATTCGAGCCTCTAAATATATCACTTTTACTTACCTAATCCCTTCTTCATATCTACTGTCAAAAGTTTATGTAAAAAAAATAGTCTTTTTCGGATACTACATCTAAATTTTCTATAATGACTCTCCAGCTAATGCTTTACCTCGTACTGACGTTATAACACTTTGAGCAACAATAACTTTTTCTACGACCCGAGCTATGTTTCACTAATTATTTACGCTGTTTACGATTTGCTGTACTTGTTCTTTTTCAGTCTTTTAATTTTCCCTCCAATTCCTCTAAGTTTCTAGTCATCATATGTACCTTTACAAGCATTGTTAATCAATTTTCGAAGGATATTAAAATGTCTTTTTAACGATAGGATAAATGTTTTACAAAAATCACTCCCTTATTTTTCTAGTTTTGTCATTTATCCTTACTTAACTCCTCAGCTAATTAAGTAGTTTTAGAACGATCTTTCTTTTTTTCTTGGTACCAAAGATATAGAGTATATACCACTAACATGATTACACCAAACGGAGCAGTAATATATATTCCCAACAGCGAAAACCCTATACATGATAATACAATATCACTATCAACAAATTTAGGAAATAAGTTACTCAATACACTCAAAATAAAGGGCATTACAATCAACATAAACGTATTAACACCTAATAGAACTTGACTTATCAAAAACATTTTTTTCATTTGTCCACTCTTTTCTTTTAGTCTATAAGTTCAAACCTGTATTTTTTTATTCTCAACTACTTTCATCAGTTTTCTCCAAAATTACACTGTTGATAAGCTTTAAGGAACGTATGAGCGAGCGACCTTTTGATTAAATGGCTTTCTATAAATATACGCAAAAGTTCTGAATTCTATCCTATTAACTATATTCTAATATTCTTCTCTTTGTTCTGGCTCAAATTATTTACCTTCTAAAATTATAAAGTATGGATTATTTTTAGTTATACTACATAACTAACTATTACATTTTACGAGGTCTTTTAAGATCATTTCGAGAATCTCTTCTTCTGACATATCACCAGTTATTGTTTTTTCATTGTCTAATCTCAAATAGTCTTTTTCCAGCCACCATTTTTTCATGACTGTTTCACCCCATTGGACACTTTTCTCTCTTGTTTTATGCCGATTCACTGTTTCCTCAAAAGGGATATCAAAGTAATAAATATGCGCATTCTGTTGAAAATTCGTAACTAGCTCAACAAACATCTCTTTATAAATATGACTGCCTAGTATCCCTTCTATCACAATGATTTTAAATTTCCCTTGCCCAAATAATGCGATGGATTGGATCAAGTCAGCCGTAGGATTTTCTATGCGGTCTTTTACGTTGAGGATGTTTAATCTGACTTCATCCTGAGCGATCAGCATCACTTCTCCTCGAGGAAATGATGCTCTAATTTTTGATGCGATGGTAGATTTTCCGCTTGCAGAATTGCCACGCAAAATAATTAATTGACTATTCATTTACTATCCTTCCTTCAGTTTTTATAATTTTTCAAAACAATCATTTCCCCAAGCAGTCCACAGCCTCCTCAAAAGTTGATACAAAATAGAAATTATTCCCTTGGTTTGCTTCTCGAATAAAATCCTTCAGCGCTTGACTGCCTTCATTAAAATCACCAATGATTGCTAAATGGATATCATAATTGATATATTTTTGCAAAATTTCTCCTGCTATTCCTGAACTTAGATCATAAAATCCATTGATTATGGCTTCTTTCCTTAGAATGATATCAGTTGTTTGATAATGATAATTTAATGACATTGCCAAATCTAAGGCAGAGGCAGTATCAAAAATCAGTGGTTTATGATTTTCCATTTCAATCACTACGATGTTCTTTTTGTTTTTTTCAACTACGTTTACCAACAATTGTCTCACCTCTTGTTTTTTTAAGTATATCATAGTGGCGGATTCATTTTTGGAACATTTTACTTACTTGCTGCTTATTTTTTGTTACAAATATGACTGCTAAAAAATCGATAAAAAAATAACTCGTGAAATCCTAAAACTTGAACAGTTTCTTGATTTTTACGAGCTATTTTTTTATGTGCAACCAATTTTGGTTTATTTTATTAATGCAAAAAAATATGAGCAACTTCATACGTTTGTTCTTTTGTTAGAATCACCTATTTAGCGAAGTTCATTGGCAATGCCTTTTCAATCAAAAATGGTCCTGCAAACATAGTATTTCTTATAAAATGACTCCTTCTGAATCTTTATCTGGCAGAAACGCTTCTAATTCTTCTGACTTTTGGAAGAAAGTAATTTCTCCAAAAGTTTCAACGTGTTTGTGGGACCACCTAAAATTTTTTATTGAAACAGAACCGTCACATTTGCTATCGCACGGACTGTTCGCCCATTTGGATAGAAAAGCATTAGTTCTAGCTGGTGTTGACCAACCTTTGATAGAACTTCAGGGTTCAAAATAGTGATTTCAGGGCGATCATTTTCTTCTGTATGGGTGTGATCAACAAAATCAAACGGATCATATGATTCTCCTAAAACAATCTCAACCGTCTGCCCAATAGGAAAAGCATCTTGTATTGGTACTTCCGCTCCTTTATATTGGTCATACAGCGTGGAATCAATCAAATTTCTCCAATCCTTTGGCATTTTTTCATACTCTGCTGAGGACCAAAACTCAACATTCAATTGACGATCAGGCGTGTCATCACGTGTATTGCCAGAAACATACGTTGTCTCTCCTTTAAAACCTTCAGAAGCTTGATTCATGATCAGCAGCTCTCTTCTGCGGTTAGCAGGAATATTGTGGTAATTGATAAATTTATTATCAATGAATACCCCATTAAATACATTGTCTTTTCCAGTATGCCGATTATACTCTATCCCAATCGCGTATTTATCCTGCCATTCTTTAAAATCAAAGACGTTATTTGCTACTAACCAATTCGATAACTCAGCTACTTGCCCTTGAGCAAAACTATCACCTAGTCCGAATTCTGGTGTTTCGTACATAATAATACCTGTATTACGTAGATAATTATTCATGATCGTGATGTCACGTCCTGATTTGAATTTAAATCCACCATACGGTCCATTTTGCAATCCACGAACGTGATTGCCTACAACCTGAACATTCTGTGATCCTCTTAGATAAATGGCATGATCGCCCACCACACCATATCGATCCTTATTCTCGTACATTTGCTGGAAGAAATTATTTTTTATCAAAACATTTTTCGAATTACTATATGAATTGACAGCACAAGAAAGATAGTTTTGTTCATTATGTTCAAGAGCGATTTGCTTAGACTCTAACGCAGATTGTAGACGATCAATGGTTTTGATGATT from Enterococcus sp. DIV1094 includes these protein-coding regions:
- a CDS encoding DUF4180 domain-containing protein, which produces MLVNVVEKNKKNIVVIEMENHKPLIFDTASALDLAMSLNYHYQTTDIILRKEAIINGFYDLSSGIAGEILQKYINYDIHLAIIGDFNEGSQALKDFIREANQGNNFYFVSTFEEAVDCLGK
- the grpE gene encoding nucleotide exchange factor GrpE translates to MKENQEELDQELNDTQVDPETEEVEVSEEEEINELANLQAEFDEMEDKFLRARAEIANMANRGKNEREQLQKYRSQDLAKKLLPSIDNLERALATEVSDEQGASLKKGVEMVLESLKHALKEEGIEKIPAKGEPFDPTLHQAVQTVPATDDLPADTIVEVLQEGYKLHDRVLRPTMVIVAQ
- a CDS encoding glycosyl hydrolase family 28-related protein, which encodes MNKLQLKMMLCFLVLFLINLPVNAKAEATNELVDRKNFSSQHTDWLDATDVTIFGEHALQHGSLEDQSDSLQKIIDRTNSLTKQLYIPAGTYIINKNVVLRSGLKIRGEEENPTILKNETGQNVYLSDENYQTSQNIEIQLLFFDGVGIFTRLANNITINDNVFYHPVSLYPINLQTSNGATIQNNIFMRDHDHATPDTENRAIYIGGFSTVGRYEYMENVEITDNLFGLRINELEAIKSFSNPEIIKTIDRLQSALESKQIALEHNEQNYLSCAVNSYSNSKNVLIKNNFFQQMYENKDRYGVVGDHAIYLRGSQNVQVVGNHVRGLQNGPYGGFKFKSGRDITIMNNYLRNTGIIMYETPEFGLGDSFAQGQVAELSNWLVANNVFDFKEWQDKYAIGIEYNRHTGKDNVFNGVFIDNKFINYHNIPANRRRELLIMNQASEGFKGETTYVSGNTRDDTPDRQLNVEFWSSAEYEKMPKDWRNLIDSTLYDQYKGAEVPIQDAFPIGQTVEIVLGESYDPFDFVDHTHTEENDRPEITILNPEVLSKVGQHQLELMLFYPNGRTVRAIANVTVLFQ
- a CDS encoding AAA family ATPase, which codes for MNSQLIILRGNSASGKSTIASKIRASFPRGEVMLIAQDEVRLNILNVKDRIENPTADLIQSIALFGQGKFKIIVIEGILGSHIYKEMFVELVTNFQQNAHIYYFDIPFEETVNRHKTREKSVQWGETVMKKWWLEKDYLRLDNEKTITGDMSEEEILEMILKDLVKCNS
- the hrcA gene encoding heat-inducible transcriptional repressor HrcA — encoded protein: MLTQRQSDILRLIIQNYTSSGVPVGSKTLMAEGVEASPATIRNDMKALEDEGLLLKTHSSSGRIPSALGYRYYVDHLLRPARVANDDLHQIRQSLNKEFHEINEIIKQSAEILSELTSYTTFSLGPEIKDRRLTGFRIVPLNSRQVIAIVVTDNGNVESQVFTLPENLGSQDLEKMVRIVNDRLVGDPLVTVYNKLRTEIPMILHKYFQTTEGMSNLFDTVLSHAFEDKVYVSGQMNLLNYEPLQDVDQFKSMFSFMTDTYELTQMIVPMDSKIHIKIGSELGNDLLQNMSMIQASYEIVGHGRGTIALLGPTSMPYSKMLGLVDVYRKELAYKLADYYRTLDRSDF
- the hemW gene encoding radical SAM family heme chaperone HemW; its protein translation is MKETNKSAEHKVSAYIHIPFCEHICYYCDFNKVFLEGQPVDEYVEMLLKEMAIMMARRPFNELETLYVGGGTPTSLSAKQLDRLLSGAREILPFNEGKEFTVEANPGDLTREKLQVMKNYGVNRLSMGVQTFDNRLLKKIGRKHTAEDVYETMRFLEAENFSNVSIDLIYALPGQTLEGYRDTLERALALDLPHYSLYSLILENKTMFMNWVRQGRLQLPDQETETRMFEETIEAMEKHQRHQYEISNFGLAGHESQHNLMYWNNDHYFGFGAGASGYLDHTRYRNKGPIQHYLRPLREGELPVLEKEELSRKNQIEEEMFLGLRKKVGIEKQHFLARYGQSLESLYQSVLDELVEEDLLVNEKDRVYLTQKGTFLGNNVFERFLLDKELPSV